A window of Sphaerochaeta sp. genomic DNA:
GAGAGGCGGAGCGCCTCGGCGTTGTCCTCGATGTCCATGCTGGTCGCCCCGAGGTGGATGATGGCTCCCGCGGTGGGGCACTGTTCGGCGTAGGTCCGGATCTCCGCCATCAGATCGTGGTGGATCTCCGCCTCGATCTGGGAAGACCTGTCGATGTCGATGTCCTGTTGGTGGGCTTTCAGCTCGGCGACCTGTTCGTCGGTGACGAGCCCTGCGTCATGCTCTGCTTCCGCCAAGGCCACCCAGACCTTTCGGAGCAGAATCCGTTTGTGCTGTTCGGAAAAAAGTGAGCGCATCGCCGCGCTCCCGTATCTCCACGTCAAAGGGGAGATGTACGTGTCATGGGTGAAGGTTGCCATTGGATACCTCGCACCCACAACTCTAGCAGGCGATGCGCCTTTTTGCAACGAGGCTGGGGTTACTCCACGTACCGGATGGATTCCCAGGCGGTGTTGTAGGCGTCCAGATACTGGCCCAGGTCGTCCTTCAGCTCACAGTTGCGCAGGTCATCCACCGTGTAGAACGGCGTGGTGGTCCGGTAGGTGTCAGCTTCCGGGTTCACCGAGGCGGGGAAGTGGAAGCGATCCAGGAACTGTGCGTAGTTCTTCGGGTCGTGGATGTAGTTGATGAACGCCATGGCCAGGTCGTAGTGCTTGGCGCCTTTGGGGATGCACAGCGAATCGATGTACATCGGGCCGCCTTTCTCCGGAATGAAGAAATCGACGTCGCCCCATTTCTCTTCGGGAAGCTCCTCGAAGATGCCTTCGGCATAGCCCTGCACCACGTAGTACTCACCCTGGGCGAAGCTCTTGGCGAATCCTTCGGCGTCAAACTTCACCAGGTTCGGTTTCCATTGGTATTTGACCAGTTGGCGTGCCTTCTCCAGCTCGTCCATGTTGGTGGTGTTGACCGAGTAGCCCAGGTAGGAGAGGGCGTCTCCCAGCACTTCCCGCATGTCGTCCAGCATGCACATCCGTCCGGCAAGGCGGGTGTCTGCGAAGATCGACCAGTCACGGGTGTAATCGGAGACCATCTTCTTGTTGACGGCCACTCCCGCCGCTCCCATGTAGTACGGGACGCTGTACTCCATCTTCGGGTCATACAGCGCTTTCTCCAGAACCAGGTCGGAGATGTACTTTGAGTTGGGGAACTTGGCGGGATCGATCTTCTCCAGCATGTCCTGCGCCTTCATGATGGAGACGTAGTCGCCGGAGGGGACGATGATGTCGTATCCGGCGCCGTTGCCGGCGGCCTTCAGCTTGGCGTACATCTCCTCGTTGCTGGCGAAGTAGTCCAGCACCACCTCACAGTCATACTCCTTGGAGAAGGACTCGATGATGGAATCCGGCGTGTAGTATGACCAGTTGTAGATGTACAGTTTTCTTTCCGAGGAACTTTTGCTTGATGTGGATCCGGAATCGGAAGATCCCGAATTTTTGCTGCAACCGAAGAACAGCACGGGAAGCAGCGACAGAACCAACAAGAACAGTTTTGCAGATTTTTTGTTCATCTCAAAACGCTCCGAAAAAAGGTGTCACGCCGCATCAGAATTGGTAACACCAGTGACCGTGCGGTGTCTTGCAAAAAAGCTAGCCAATTCTTTCCTTAATTCCGGAAAACAGTCAAGGAGCGTGATGGGGGGGAATCAGGGAAAATCCTGCAATTTTTTTGTGATTTCTGTAACGATGGGAAAAAAAAGACCGCCCAGGAGCAATCCCGGGCGGCTGTAAGGACTACCGAATGATGATCTGGTCGCGTTCCGGACCAACGGAGATGTAGGTGATCGGGCACCCGCAGAGCTCCTCCAGACGAGTGACGAACGCCTGCGCTTTGGAGGGGAGATCGTTCCACGTTCTGGCCGCGGTGGTGTCACACATCCATCCGTCGTACTCCTCGTAGATCGGTTTCGCCTTCTCCTGTCCCTTGGTGTCCGGCAGGTAATTGGTTTTCTTTCCATCCCCCATGTCGTAGGCGACGCACACCTTGATCTTGGGGAACGTATCCAGTACGTCCAGCTTGGTCAGGGCGATGTCGGTGAAGCCGTTGACCCAGCATCCGAACTCCACGGCGACGGCGTCAAACCAACCGGTTCTCCGTGGTCTGCCGGTGGTTGCGCCGAACTCCCCTCCGATCTTCCTGAGTTTTTCACCGTCTTCGTCAAACAGCTCGGTGGGGTACGGGCCTCCACCGACGCAGGTGGAGTAGGCCTTGGCCACGCCGATCACCTTGTCGATCTTCCGGGGTGCGATGCCCGCACCGGTGCAGGCGCCGCCTGCGGTGGGGTTGCTGCTGGTGGTGTACGGATAGATGCCCCAGTCCAGATCCCGCATGATGCCAAGCTGTCCTTCCAGCAAAATGTTCTTGCCGGTCTTGTAGGCGTCACGGACGATGGGCAGCGTGTCGACGATTCTTTTTCCGAACTTCTCCCGCCAAGAGGCGCAGAGGGCAAGCAGGTCCTCTTCCTTGTACTCGGGCAGTCCGTAGTAGGCAAGCTCACGGTTCTTCAGGGGAAGTACCATCTCCAGACGGAGCTTCAGGTAGTCGGGATCCAACAGATCCCCGGCGCGCAGTCCGCTCCGGGCCGACTTGTCGGCGTAGCAGGGGCCGATGCCCCGTTTGGTCGTCCCGATCTTCTGGGCGTTGGAGCGTTTGTTTTCCTCAGCGCCATCCAGGGCGCAGTGGTACGGCATGATCAGATGGGCGCGGGTGTCGATGAACAGGTTGCTGGTGTCGACGTGCTTCTCTTCCAGATGCTTGAGCTCTTCTTCCATGGTGGTGAAGTTCACCACCGCTCCCGCGTCCACGATGTTGATGGTGTGGGGATTGAAGATGCCGCTGGGGATGATGTGCAGGGCGAATTTTCCCTTTTCGTTGACCACGGTATGTCCTGCGTTGTCGCCGCCTTGGTAACGGATGGCCACGTCAGCCTTCTGGGCGATGTAGTCGACGATGCGTCCTTTCCCCTCGTCGCCGGATTGGGCTCCGATTACGGATATGACACTCATTACTTTCCCTCCTCGCGCTGTTTGCGTTCCATTTCATTGTGCTCGTCGATGTCGATGGCATCCCACGGGTATTTGATCCATTCATCGGGGATTTCCTCTCCGACGTAGTATCGTTTGATCTCGCTGGGCATCTCGACGTCTTTCTTCTTCAGTTTATTGTGCAGCACCAGCACGGCGATTTCCTTCGGCTTGTACTTCAACAGTTCCCCAACGCAGTAGGCCAGCGTGGTGCGGGTGTCGTCCACCTCGTCGATCAACAGGATGTTCTTGCCGGTCAGCTGGTTGGCCACCTCGTCGATCCACTGGATCTTCGTCGGATGGTCCCGATGGGTGTGGTCCACTCCGTAGTAGGAGATTCCCACCGCGTAGATCGGGCGGTTGATGAACGTCTTCAGGATACGGGCGGGAATGAACCCGCCGCTTCCGATGGCGACGATCAGGTCGGGATTGTAGCCGGTGGCCATCAGCCGCTCGGCAAGCGATTTGACCAGTTTGTGCACTTTCGTGTAGGAAACGTAATACTTCTGTTCGTCCATTCCAAACCTCACTTCTGCGGATACATCTCTGCAATGTACGGAAGCGTGCGATGCTTTTCGTTGTAGTCCAGACCGTAACCGACCACCCAGACGTCGGGGATGGTGAAGCCACAGTAGTCGATCTCCACCGGCACGACGTGGCGGTCCGGCTTGTCCAGCAATACGGCGGTCTTCACCGACAGGGGTTTGCGCTCCTTGAACATGCGGATCAGGTAGTCCAGCGTGTAGCCGGAATCCAGAATGTCCTCGACGATCAGGACGTTCTTTCCTTCCATGTTCTGACGGGTGTCCATCAACAGGCGGACGTTGCCGGAGGTTTTCTCCCCTTGATAGGAAGAAAGCGCGATGAAATCGACGATGTGCTCCTTGGTAAGGTTTCTGGTCAGGTCGGCGGTGAAGATGAACGCGCCCTTCAGAACGCCGACGATCAAAAGCTCTCCTTTGTCCTGGTAGTCGTTGTCGATCTGGCGGGCCAATTCGGTGACCCTGCGTCCGATGGTGTTGGCGTCGATGAGAACGCTCTTCAGATCCTCAGACAACGCAGGGATTGCTAGAGACTGTGGCATGATGGCTCCTCTCTGAAATCGGTTGTACGGATATGTATGGAATATCCGAAAAGAGGGGCTGTGTCAATGAAAGAGGCGCAAGGGGCTTCGCGCCTGATGGACAAACCGGGGGCTTTGGTGAAGAATGGTGCCATGGCTTTTTTGGTCTTCCGGCAACTGGTCGAGATGCTCCTTCTCATCGGTCTGAGTTTCGGCGTTTCCCGCCTGATGCACTACGGGGACAAGGAAGCGCAGTATCTATCCTTCCTGCTCCTGTACGTCATCGCCCCGGCGATCGTCATCGATCCCTACAACATCCCGTTTGAGCCCGAGCGGTTCCACAACACGTTGGTCATGCTGCTCTTTTCGCTGAGCGGTATGCTTCTGCTCATCGCCCTTTCCCAGTTCGTACCCCGCAAGCATGCCGACGCGTCGCTTGCGGCCATCGACCGGATGGGGACGGTGTACTCCAACTGCGGATACATCGGAATTCCCATCGTCCAGGCTGCGATGGGTCCGGAGGCGACGTTCTACATCGTTCCGTACCTGTTGATGTTCAACACGATCTTCTGGATCCATGGACAGTACGTGATGACCGGGCACCTCAGCGTCAAGGCGGTGGTCACCAAACCGATGATCATCGGTTCGTTGTTCGCCTTCCTGCTGTTCGTCAGCCCCTGGACACTGCCTCCGATCATCGGGGAGACAATCTCTTCGCTCAGTTCGCTGAACATGCCGCTTTCCATGTTCCTGTTGGGAATCCTGTTCGCCAATTTCAAACGGGCAAAGAACGGAGAGGGCTTCCCCGCCCGTCGGATGGTGATGGTCTTCATCCTCCGTCTGGTGGTCAGTCCGTTGTTGATCATCCTCTGCTTCCTTCCGCTTCGCGGTGTTTTGGACGCCCAGCCAATCCTGAAGACGCTGGCGTTGATCATCGTCATCGTGTCCGCCTGCCCCTGCGGGGTGAATATCAGCACGGCGGCGGTGCTGTTCCATAAGAATTCCTCCTATGCGGGTCTGCTTGTCATGGGGACGACCATCCTGTCGGTGGTCACCATTCCGGTGTTCACCAAGCTGGCGGAACGAGTATTGTAGACAACAAACCTGTTGGTAAAAGGACAATATCTTTCTTGCGGATTCACCCAACCCATAGTACAGTTACCTGGGGGCCATGTGGTTCCAAGGAGGTTTTTTGCTATGAAAAAGGTGTGTTCCATTGTGGCGATGCTGGGATTGGGGGTTTCCCTGCTGTTCGCCGGAGGAGCTTCGGAGACCGCAGCAACGGCTACGGGAATCGTGCCGGACAAAACGGTGACGGGCAACATCATGATCTATACCTCGATCTACGAGGATATCGTCACCATGATGGATAACGCGTTGGCTGAGAAGTTCCCCAACTGTAACATCGAATTCTTCCAGGGAGGAACCGGAAAAATCCAGACCAAGGTTGCCGGTGAAATGGCGACGGGGAAACTGGGATGTGACATGATGCTGGTCGCCGAACCTGCCTACTCATTGGAGCTGAATGAGGATGGATACCTGCACAAGTATCTTTCCCCGAACCGCGCCAATCTCCGGTTCGACTACGACAAGGAAGGGGCATGGTACCCGGTGCGTGTCTGCAACATGGTGCTTGCATACAATCCTGAGATGTACAAGCCATCGGATCTTGCCACCTCGTACAAGGATTTCGCCACCAATCCCGCATTGAAGGGATACATCTCCATGGGCAACCCGCTGACCAGCGGGACGACGATGGCTGCCGCCGCGGCGCTGTCGGAGAAATACGGGTATGTGTACTTCGACCAACTGGGAAAACAACAGATCATGATCGAAAGCGGTTCCACCGCGTTGGCCAAGCTGGAGACCGGCGAATGCAAGGAGCTGATGATCCTGGAAGAGTCCGTTCTGAAGAAACGGGAAGAAGAGGGAAGTTCCATTTCCGTCATCTATCCGGATGATGGCGTGATTCTGATTCCTTCCACCGTGATGACGGTCGCCGGCGACAAATCGGCGAACAACAACATCGCCTCCTGTGAGAAGGTGACGGACTGGTTGCTCAGCGAGGAAGGCCAGAAGTTCATCGTCAAAGGGTGGATGCATTCCGTTCTGAAAGGATGGAACAGTGGTGATCATATCCCATATGACAGCATCAGTACGGATGATTTGATCAAAAAGGACATGGGGCTGGATTGGGTACGCTGCTACCAGCAACGCACCGAGATCCGCGAGGCCTTCGAGAAATCTGTTTCTCTTTCCAAGTAACCTATGTTGGCCAAGGCAAAAGGTATGCGTGGGGGGCGGGAAGAGACCCTCACCCAAGGACGTTCGTTTGACGTCAAATGGTTGTTCATCATCGGGATCGTCGTGTTTCTCGTTCTGTTTGAAGTGTTCCCGATGGTGTACATGTTCATCAAGTCGTTTTTCCCGGCAAAAGGCTTTTCGCTGGCCTCCTACCGGAAGACGTACGGGTATGAGC
This region includes:
- a CDS encoding adenylosuccinate synthase — encoded protein: MSVISVIGAQSGDEGKGRIVDYIAQKADVAIRYQGGDNAGHTVVNEKGKFALHIIPSGIFNPHTINIVDAGAVVNFTTMEEELKHLEEKHVDTSNLFIDTRAHLIMPYHCALDGAEENKRSNAQKIGTTKRGIGPCYADKSARSGLRAGDLLDPDYLKLRLEMVLPLKNRELAYYGLPEYKEEDLLALCASWREKFGKRIVDTLPIVRDAYKTGKNILLEGQLGIMRDLDWGIYPYTTSSNPTAGGACTGAGIAPRKIDKVIGVAKAYSTCVGGGPYPTELFDEDGEKLRKIGGEFGATTGRPRRTGWFDAVAVEFGCWVNGFTDIALTKLDVLDTFPKIKVCVAYDMGDGKKTNYLPDTKGQEKAKPIYEEYDGWMCDTTAARTWNDLPSKAQAFVTRLEELCGCPITYISVGPERDQIIIR
- a CDS encoding phosphoribosyltransferase, which gives rise to MDEQKYYVSYTKVHKLVKSLAERLMATGYNPDLIVAIGSGGFIPARILKTFINRPIYAVGISYYGVDHTHRDHPTKIQWIDEVANQLTGKNILLIDEVDDTRTTLAYCVGELLKYKPKEIAVLVLHNKLKKKDVEMPSEIKRYYVGEEIPDEWIKYPWDAIDIDEHNEMERKQREEGK
- the hpt gene encoding hypoxanthine phosphoribosyltransferase; this encodes MPQSLAIPALSEDLKSVLIDANTIGRRVTELARQIDNDYQDKGELLIVGVLKGAFIFTADLTRNLTKEHIVDFIALSSYQGEKTSGNVRLLMDTRQNMEGKNVLIVEDILDSGYTLDYLIRMFKERKPLSVKTAVLLDKPDRHVVPVEIDYCGFTIPDVWVVGYGLDYNEKHRTLPYIAEMYPQK
- a CDS encoding extracellular solute-binding protein, which codes for MNKKSAKLFLLVLSLLPVLFFGCSKNSGSSDSGSTSSKSSSERKLYIYNWSYYTPDSIIESFSKEYDCEVVLDYFASNEEMYAKLKAAGNGAGYDIIVPSGDYVSIMKAQDMLEKIDPAKFPNSKYISDLVLEKALYDPKMEYSVPYYMGAAGVAVNKKMVSDYTRDWSIFADTRLAGRMCMLDDMREVLGDALSYLGYSVNTTNMDELEKARQLVKYQWKPNLVKFDAEGFAKSFAQGEYYVVQGYAEGIFEELPEEKWGDVDFFIPEKGGPMYIDSLCIPKGAKHYDLAMAFINYIHDPKNYAQFLDRFHFPASVNPEADTYRTTTPFYTVDDLRNCELKDDLGQYLDAYNTAWESIRYVE
- a CDS encoding AEC family transporter: MKEAQGASRLMDKPGALVKNGAMAFLVFRQLVEMLLLIGLSFGVSRLMHYGDKEAQYLSFLLLYVIAPAIVIDPYNIPFEPERFHNTLVMLLFSLSGMLLLIALSQFVPRKHADASLAAIDRMGTVYSNCGYIGIPIVQAAMGPEATFYIVPYLLMFNTIFWIHGQYVMTGHLSVKAVVTKPMIIGSLFAFLLFVSPWTLPPIIGETISSLSSLNMPLSMFLLGILFANFKRAKNGEGFPARRMVMVFILRLVVSPLLIILCFLPLRGVLDAQPILKTLALIIVIVSACPCGVNISTAAVLFHKNSSYAGLLVMGTTILSVVTIPVFTKLAERVL
- a CDS encoding ABC transporter substrate-binding protein, whose product is MKKVCSIVAMLGLGVSLLFAGGASETAATATGIVPDKTVTGNIMIYTSIYEDIVTMMDNALAEKFPNCNIEFFQGGTGKIQTKVAGEMATGKLGCDMMLVAEPAYSLELNEDGYLHKYLSPNRANLRFDYDKEGAWYPVRVCNMVLAYNPEMYKPSDLATSYKDFATNPALKGYISMGNPLTSGTTMAAAAALSEKYGYVYFDQLGKQQIMIESGSTALAKLETGECKELMILEESVLKKREEEGSSISVIYPDDGVILIPSTVMTVAGDKSANNNIASCEKVTDWLLSEEGQKFIVKGWMHSVLKGWNSGDHIPYDSISTDDLIKKDMGLDWVRCYQQRTEIREAFEKSVSLSK